Below is a genomic region from Epinephelus moara isolate mb chromosome 9, YSFRI_EMoa_1.0, whole genome shotgun sequence.
TCTGGCCACCGAGTGGGTGAAGGGCAAATCTGTGAGTGAACACATTACAGATCTTTCTCTGCCTCTTGGAGTGTGTCATGCATGGCTTTACTTATTCTTATTTATTCTGCTCTGCTTATCTCTTATGTTGACTGGAAAGGTTCCTGTGGTTATTTGAGGTATGTGCTTTTCTTTGCAGGTGGACGAAGCTCTGACAATAAGGAACACTGACATTGCCAAAGAGCTGTGTCTTCCACCGGTTAAACTTCACTGCTCCAGTAAGTTTTCAGTGAAACGTTCTAACAGTGTTCTTTTCCAAACAGCTCCACACATGTATTTAATGTATCTTATTGTTTCTCCTCAGTGCTTGCGGAGGATGCCATCAAGGCTGCCCTGGCTGACTATCGCCTCAAGCAACAGGACCACCAGCAGGAGGCAGTCAGGGCCAGCAATTAAACAGAGCCCTCTCACTCTGAGCCGGGAGCCACTGTTTCCCTCCTGCTGTCAAGATGAGAAGTAGAAGTAGTCCAGCACCCTCACATTCCTGCAGTGTTGATGAGGCACACCTAATATGTTGATGACCAGCACGCTATCGTCAACCCTCTGTAGCCGTGTTACACCAGGCATTATGTATTAGTCTGTGGTCCTCCTGCCCTGTATTTAGCCTGTCACGTAAACGCACAATGTTAAAGCACTGTTTGGGCTGTTGGTACAGGGGTGAGCCTTACTTTTGAGATTGTTATATTTTAAGATGTTTTGCTTGAAGTGTTTAAATGGTGTGATGGAGATATTGATGAAAGCTCAGAGCTGTATCCTATCCGCACCCTAAGCACTGACCTTTTGATATGCAACCTAGCAACGTGGCTTGAAACAATAAAAAGGGTCCACTGGTTTTAAGTGTAATTTATGATTATGTAGTCATGCTTCCTTGACAAGTCTGCAATAAAAGTAACCTGAAACCAAAACTATTCTCAGGAAGTGGTTTTCTACACTTGACTAATCTTAAACATGCAAATACATATCTGGAAAACACTTGTCGATTAGTGTGTTGCATTTGAGTACAGAGTATTTGGGGACCATACCACAAAGTGTTTACTGAAGTGTGAAGAGAgacacactgagcgagctgcTGTCTGTCACACAATCCACCACAGATCAAGTCACTGTTTTGCAGGTCACAAGCAAGTCTTTGCACTTACGTCTCAAGTCAAGACAAGCAAGTTCCAAGTCTTTAACTTTGAGTTTCTAGTCTTAAACAAGTCGTAATGCACTCtttaccaaatgtaatgccatttaaaCAACAATGAttatttaaattacaaaaatcatgaaggCTTTTTAACAAGTTTGTTAAGACAAGTGCAACtgaatttaaacataaaaaaaatggttCTGACACTTCACTTTAAGATGGCACTATTAACCACCACAGCAGCAGAATGAGTTTTTAACGTTTCTGTCCTGTCTCGCTGCATTTAACTCACCTCATATTCGAAAAATGTCTGTAACTTCCTGTTCCCAAATTGGCTTGGGGAAGGTGTCAAGTGAAAACAATCAAGTCTGTGCATATtcatgagtcattggtgttaaagtctatgtcaagttgcaagtctttttgaTTTAAGTTGACTCTAAAGTCCTCGAATTTGTGACTGTGGTCTGACTCGAGTCCAACTTTTGTGATTCGAGTCATACCTCTGCAAAACATCccataaaaagaaatatattttgtaCCAGATGCTAATAATGTTACTCTATTCATGTTTATAATATGGCATGAAAGATGCAACCAGTCTGAGCAAAGCAATCACCTGCACTGAATGcactgaatataaaaatataatactaaaaaaaagggggaaaaaaatacacctgTGGTTGGTATTTAGCGTCTTATCTGCATTTCCCTTCATacatctgttgtgtttttttgtaaacgTATGCACAAATTGCCACTCATGGATTCAAAGCGTTCAAAAAATACATTCAGCTGACAGTGTTCGGAGTATTAGAAGGCAGTTTTCTCTCCTGCGATCAGCTGAAGTGTAGCAGAGTCACTGTGAAGATGCAGAGAGGAAGGCCGCAGACTGCTGCCCATTAAAGGCTCTTGTGAATCATCCTCTCCTGGATGAGGCTGCTCTGGAGTCTCCAGCTCAGGGcttcctgttgctgctgctgctgctgtttcactgTCAGAGTGCTCACACAGCTCCTTTTCCTCAGGGAGACTTGGTAGCTGCTGGTCCAGGATGTTGCCATCTGGCTGAGGGCCGTCCTCAGGActgttctctgctactttcTGACCGGGGTCGCTTACCTCTGCAGCATCCACACATTTATTTGGTGTGCGCAGCCTCTTGGCAGCCCTCATTATGTCTGCCTGGAGCTGCCTGTGAGAGTCTACTGGCTCACTTTCCTGCTCAGGAGCGGGTTTTTCTGGCACTTCATTAAAGAGTTTAGCACCTCCGGTTTTGTCCCTGTGGTCCACGTACATTTTTGAGGGAAAAGAGGAAGGGTAGTAGGCATTGACTTTGCGCCTGCGGCTCATGATTATTGCCCCACAGATGATAAGGAAGACAAGAAGGATGAAAGAGCCTGCAACGAGTATAAGCAGCATGTTCTCCTCCAGGAAGTCCACGACTTGACTCAGAAAGTCAGTTTCCACATGAGTGGGGCCGACAGGTGTGGTTTGGTACTCAAAGGAAAGGTTGCTGGTGGGCAGAGGGGAAGTTAGGTTACTGAGCTCTTCCTCGTCTGTACTTCCCTCTAGCAAACTGTAAAAAGGTAGCGGTGTGGCcaagctgctgctgatgctggtgcaaaacaccacacacagacCGGTCAGATGAAGGGCCATCGGGAGCATGGTTTCCCTCAGGATCTGTAAATAACAGTAGACGTTAGtcactgaaatgtttttgccaTATGTGAAGACCGTCTCATGTATTGCCTTTGACATGTGAGAGCTAAAcatctgtttttctgaaaaataaaaatctggtgATCTGTACTGGAGGTATTTCCTGAATCATCAAAGACTCCTCTGTACATCTGGATATAAAAATATTCCATGGAAGCCAGGATAACGTATGTCCATGCTCAATTTGCACATGAAACAAACctataaatatgttttgttatCAGTTATATTTCTCTACATAGATTTTATACTGTATTATATAATGTTTTTCTATGTTTAACATTGTCACAAATTGGAAATGggttaaaaaataattgttttattgtgCAGCAGACAGAATATTCTGGCATCCAGTTGGACAGAAGACACTTATGGGTAGAAATTTCTTTGTCCCCctgccaataaaaacatgaaagtagcagagggcttttattgtgacataATTTAAGgcatttccaccataaactgatgcagaaaatgcacaaattactgCAT
It encodes:
- the tmem119b gene encoding transmembrane protein 119b, with translation MILRETMLPMALHLTGLCVVFCTSISSSLATPLPFYSLLEGSTDEEELSNLTSPLPTSNLSFEYQTTPVGPTHVETDFLSQVVDFLEENMLLILVAGSFILLVFLIICGAIIMSRRRKVNAYYPSSFPSKMYVDHRDKTGGAKLFNEVPEKPAPEQESEPVDSHRQLQADIMRAAKRLRTPNKCVDAAEVSDPGQKVAENSPEDGPQPDGNILDQQLPSLPEEKELCEHSDSETAAAAATGSPELETPEQPHPGEDDSQEPLMGSSLRPSSLHLHSDSATLQLIAGEKTAF